A stretch of Camelina sativa cultivar DH55 chromosome 18, Cs, whole genome shotgun sequence DNA encodes these proteins:
- the LOC104760275 gene encoding potassium channel KAT1-like translates to MSISRTRNFFERFCVEEYNIDTIKQSSFLSADLLPSLGARINQSTKLRKHIISPFNPRYRAWEMWLVFLVIYSAWICPFQFAFITYKKDAIFIIDNIVNGFFAIDIILTFFVAYLDSHSYLLVDNPKKIAIRYLSTWFAFDVCSTAPFQPLSLLFNYNGSELGFRILSMLRLWRLRRVSSLFARLEKDIRFNYFWIRCTKLTSVTLFAVHCAGCFNYLIADRYPNPRKTWIGAVYPDFKSASLWNRYVTALYWSITTLTTTGYGDLHAENPREMLFDIFFMLFNLGLTAYLIGNMTNLVVHWTSRTRTFRDTVRAASEFASRNQLPHDIQDQMLSHICLKFKTEGLKQQETLNNLPKAIRSSIANYLFFPIVQNIYLFHGVSRNFLFQLVSDIDAEYFPPKEDIILQNEAPTDLYIMVSGAVDFTVYVDGHDQVQGKAVIGDSFGEIGVLCYRPQPFTVRTTELSQILRISRTSLMSAMHAHAEDGRIIMNNLFMKLRGQQSIAIVDTNSGQENRDFKTVGWEEWRDSRKDGYGLDVHVTNPTSDNALMDAIHKGDTELVKKILKEQKSESVKVDRSNSETAGGSYANGSPKKDLYCSSSNQIIKPSKREDKRVTIHTMSQRKNGKLIILPSSIKELLRLASEKFGGCSFTKITNADNAEIDDLNVIWDGDHLYFSSN, encoded by the exons ATGTCGATCTCTCGTACTCGAAACTTCTTCGAAAGATTCTGCGTGGAGGAATACAATATTGACACCATCAAACAGAGTAGTTTCCTCTCCGCTGACCTCTTACCATCTCTTGGAGCCAGAATTAACCAATCCACGAAGCTCCGTAAACACATAATCTCTCCTTTTAATCCACGTTATAG AGCATGGGAGATGTGGCTAGTCTTTCTAGTTATTTACTCAGCCTGGATTTGCCCATTTCAGTTTGCTTTCATCACCTACAAAAAAGACGCGATCTTCATCATCGACAACATTGTTAATGGCTTCTTCGCCATTGATATTATTCTCACCTTCTTCGTCGCTTATCTCGATAGCCACTCCTATCTCCTAGTTGACAATCCTAAGAAAATAGCAATAAG GTACCTTTCGACATGGTTTGCTTTCGATGTGTGTTCCACCGCACCATTTCAGCCACTGAGCCTTTTGTTTAACTACAACGGAAGCGAACTAGGATTCAGAATTCTTAGCATGCTCAGGTTATGGCGTCTCCGACGAGTTAGCTCGCTATTTGCAAG GCTTGAGAAAGATATCCGTTTCAACTATTTCTGGATACGATGCACAAAACTTACTTCG GTCACTTTGTTTGCTGTACATTGTGCTGGATGTTTCAACTACCTGATTGCAGATAGATATCCTAATCCAAGAAAGACATGGATTGGAGCTGTGTATCCTGATTTCAAATCAGCAAGTCTCTGGAATAGATACGTGACTGCTCTTTACTGGTCAATCACGACACTAACGACCACTGGATATGGAGATTTGCATGCTGAGAATCCAAGAGAAATGCTTTTCGACATTTTCTTTATGCTGTTCAACCTCGGTTTGACAGCTTACCTCATTGGAAATATGACCAACCTTGTCGTTCATTGGACTAGCCGAACCAGAACCTTT AGGGATACAGTGAGAGCTGCTTCAGAGTTTGCTTCAAGAAACCAACTCCCACATGACATACAAGACCAAATGTTATCACACATTTGCTTAAAGTTCAAAACAGAGGGATTGAAACAACAAGAGACCTTAAACAATCTACCAAAAGCTATCCGGTCAAGCATTGCAAACTACCTCTTCTTCCCAATTGTTCAAAACATTTACCTCTTTCATGGAGTTTCACGTAACTTCCTCTTTCAActg GTTTCAGATATAGATGCTGAGTATTTCCCACCTAAAGAAGATATTATTCTACAAAACGAAGCGCCTACAGATCTTTACATTATGGTGTCAGGAGCAGTG GACTTCACGGTCTACGTAGATGGACATGATCAGGTCCAAGGGAAAGCAGTTATTGGAGATTCCTTTGGAGAGATTGGTGTTTTATGCTATAGACCACAACCATTCACGGTAAGAACAACCGAGCTATCTCAAATTCTACGGATAAGTAGAACATCGCTGATGAGTGCGATGCACGCTCATGCTGAAGACGGAAGGATTATTATGAACAATCTATTCATG AAACTTAGAGGACAACAGTCAATAGCAATAGTTGATACGAATAGCGGTCAAGAAAACAGAGATTTCAAAACCGTGGGATGGGAAGAGTGGAGAGATTCAAGAAAAGATGGCTATGGTTTAGATGTTCATGTTACGAATCCGACTTCCGACAATGCTCTAATGGATGCAATACACAAGGGAGATACTGAATTGGTTAAGAAGATACTTAAAGAACAAAAGTCAGAGAGTGTCAAAGTGGACAGATCAAATAGCGAAACAGCTGGAGGAAGTTACGCTAACGGTTCGCCGAAAAAAGATCTGTATTGCAGCTCAAGCAACCAAATCATCAAGCCAAGtaaaagagaagataagagaGTTACAATCCACACGATGTCACAGCGCAAGAATGGGAAGTTGATAATATTACCATCATCCATAAAAGAGCTTTTAAGACTTGCGAGTGAAAAGTTTGGAGGCTGCAGCTTCACAAAGATCACTAATGCGGACAACGCAGAGATTGATGATTTAAATGTGATTTGGGATGGTGATCATTTGTATTTTTCATCAAATTGA